In Alphaproteobacteria bacterium, a genomic segment contains:
- a CDS encoding amidohydrolase family protein has product MSGIASLVIRSGTVLDGSGGDPVEADVAIRDGRIAAIGRNLPRGDTEIDATGKIVTPGFVDVHTHYDAQVTWSNRITPSSWNGVTTLMMGNCGVGFAPCRPDQRDLLVKLMEGVEDIPEVVLTEGLPWNWQSFDDYLDRLDARSYDLDIVTQVPHAAVRVFVMGERAVNHEPATAEDRAAMAKLAAAGIASGALGFSTSRTLNHQTKAGNPTPTLRAEEEELLEIAGAVGAVGSGWLQVISDFDDPEAEFAMLRRIVARAGRPMTITVLQRDARPEEWRRLMERVAAANADGLPISGQVLTRPTGIMMGFEVSQNPFLGRPGYNAIADLPLAEKMAILRQPEFRARLLAETNPDAGLVRRLERWDRIFPLGDPPDYEPAADKSVAARAAREGRRPEDVAYDMLLEKDGKAILYRPLSNYSYGNLDTVKDMISHPNSLVGLGDGGAHVGVLSDASAITYMLTHWTRDRKVGAKLPLGWAVRRLTHDNAAAIGLNDRGLLRPGYKADVNVIDYDRLRLHAPEVVYDLPSGGRRLIQKTEGYAATLVSGIVVQRDGVETGELPGHLVRGPKSPA; this is encoded by the coding sequence ATGTCCGGAATTGCTTCGCTTGTTATCCGTAGCGGCACCGTTCTGGATGGTTCGGGCGGCGACCCAGTTGAGGCGGATGTCGCGATTCGCGACGGCCGTATCGCGGCAATCGGTCGGAACCTGCCAAGGGGCGATACGGAAATCGACGCCACGGGGAAAATCGTGACGCCCGGGTTTGTCGATGTGCATACCCACTACGATGCGCAGGTGACGTGGAGCAACCGGATCACGCCATCGTCGTGGAACGGCGTTACCACGCTGATGATGGGCAATTGCGGTGTCGGTTTCGCGCCGTGCAGACCCGACCAGCGAGACCTTCTGGTCAAGCTGATGGAAGGGGTGGAGGACATTCCCGAAGTCGTGCTGACCGAGGGGCTACCCTGGAACTGGCAGAGTTTCGACGATTATCTCGACCGGCTCGATGCCCGGTCATACGATCTGGATATCGTCACCCAGGTGCCGCATGCGGCGGTCCGGGTCTTCGTCATGGGGGAACGGGCAGTCAATCACGAACCCGCAACGGCTGAAGACCGGGCCGCAATGGCGAAACTGGCGGCGGCGGGTATTGCAAGCGGCGCGCTCGGCTTTTCAACCTCACGAACGCTCAACCACCAGACCAAGGCGGGCAACCCCACCCCGACCCTGCGGGCGGAAGAAGAAGAACTGCTGGAAATCGCCGGTGCGGTCGGCGCGGTCGGGTCCGGTTGGCTGCAGGTGATTTCCGATTTCGACGACCCCGAGGCGGAATTCGCCATGCTGCGCCGGATTGTGGCGCGCGCGGGCCGGCCGATGACGATCACAGTCCTGCAACGCGACGCCAGGCCGGAAGAATGGCGGCGGCTGATGGAGCGTGTCGCGGCGGCCAACGCTGACGGCTTGCCTATTTCCGGGCAGGTTCTGACCCGGCCGACCGGTATCATGATGGGATTCGAGGTCTCGCAGAACCCCTTCCTCGGGCGTCCCGGCTATAACGCAATCGCGGATCTGCCGCTGGCCGAAAAAATGGCGATCCTGCGCCAGCCGGAATTTCGCGCGCGGCTGCTGGCGGAGACCAATCCCGATGCGGGGCTGGTGCGCCGCCTGGAACGCTGGGACCGGATTTTCCCGCTGGGCGATCCGCCCGATTACGAACCGGCGGCAGACAAGAGCGTCGCCGCCCGCGCGGCACGCGAGGGGCGCAGGCCGGAGGACGTCGCCTACGACATGCTGCTGGAAAAGGACGGCAAGGCGATCCTGTACCGGCCGCTCAGTAATTACAGCTATGGCAACCTCGATACGGTGAAGGATATGATCAGCCATCCGAATTCGCTGGTCGGTCTTGGCGATGGCGGCGCGCATGTCGGGGTACTGAGCGATGCCAGCGCCATTACCTATATGCTGACCCATTGGACGCGCGACCGGAAGGTCGGGGCCAAACTGCCGCTAGGCTGGGCCGTTCGCCGCCTGACCCATGATAACGCCGCTGCGATCGGTCTGAACGACCGGGGCCTGTTGCGGCCGGGTTACAAGGCGGATGTGAACGTCATCGATTATGACCGGCTGCGACTCCACGCGCCGGAAGTGGTCTATGATTTACCGAGTGGCGGTCGCCGCCTGATCCAGAAGACCGAAGGCTATGCCGCCACGCTGGTATCGGGCATTGTGGTGCAGCGCGACGGCGTGGAAACCGGCGAATTGCCGGGCCACCTGGTGCGCGGACCCAAAAGTCCTGCCTGA
- a CDS encoding hydroxyacid dehydrogenase, translated as MPSPRPWVAVTATEDLPVSMQPVEAALRGVAPVKTVPLPYSKLTAQEENRFAEMFQGASGMLVRAGYVTPTLLDQLPDMKIVAVHGAGVDQVDVAACTERGVLVTNAPGANADAVAEMTFGLMISLARKIPSAVEQVHNKRIWGDARHTGSELKGKTLGLVGMGQIGLRVTRIATAFGMKVCANDPGLTAAEIRNRGARPMKLEALLAASDYLSLHAPHIPATHHMINRKALATMKKGAFLINAARGQLVDEAAVAQALKSGRLGGAALDVLSGEPPDPKSSIFDAPNILLTPHMAGSTQECLDTIAGTAGADIARFLQGKRPKFPVNKPVKRKPV; from the coding sequence ATGCCATCACCCCGCCCCTGGGTGGCCGTCACGGCCACGGAAGACTTGCCCGTATCAATGCAGCCGGTGGAAGCCGCCCTGCGCGGTGTGGCGCCGGTCAAAACCGTGCCGCTGCCTTACAGCAAGCTGACGGCGCAGGAAGAAAACCGTTTCGCGGAAATGTTTCAGGGTGCGTCGGGCATGCTGGTGCGCGCCGGTTACGTCACCCCGACGCTGCTGGATCAGTTACCGGACATGAAGATCGTCGCAGTGCACGGTGCCGGGGTGGACCAGGTGGACGTGGCGGCCTGCACCGAACGGGGCGTGCTGGTCACGAACGCGCCAGGTGCAAATGCGGATGCGGTGGCGGAAATGACCTTCGGGCTGATGATCAGCCTGGCGCGGAAAATTCCGTCGGCGGTGGAACAGGTGCATAACAAACGCATCTGGGGAGACGCCCGGCATACCGGCAGCGAGTTGAAGGGGAAGACGCTGGGGCTGGTCGGCATGGGCCAGATCGGCCTTCGGGTGACCCGGATCGCCACGGCATTCGGCATGAAGGTATGCGCCAATGACCCCGGGCTGACCGCGGCGGAAATCCGCAACCGGGGCGCGCGTCCGATGAAGCTGGAAGCGCTGCTTGCGGCGTCGGATTATCTGTCGCTTCATGCGCCGCATATCCCGGCAACGCATCACATGATCAATCGCAAGGCGCTCGCCACGATGAAAAAGGGCGCCTTCCTGATCAATGCGGCGCGCGGCCAACTGGTCGATGAGGCGGCGGTGGCGCAGGCGCTGAAGAGCGGGCGGCTGGGCGGTGCGGCGCTGGATGTGCTCAGCGGCGAGCCGCCGGATCCGAAAAGCTCGATCTTCGATGCGCCGAATATCCTGCTGACGCCGCATATGGCAGGCTCCACCCAGGAATGTCTCGACACCATCGCCGGGACCGCCGGCGCGGATATCGCCCGTTTCCTGCAGGGCAAACGCCCGAAATTTCCGGTCAACAAACCCGTAAAGAGGAAACCCGTATGA
- a CDS encoding aspartate aminotransferase family protein translates to MMSEIIRGDAETALMERARNVLPGGGFGNVAFDIVLRDGKAGRVHDISGNEYVDFLLGSGPMLIGHGHPEVLEAVQEQIARGTTFFVNNEPGILLAEEIVDAIACAEKVRFTSSGSEATLYAMRIARAHHKRDKILKFEGGFHGMSDYALMSMAPARSGNFPQSIPDSPGIPQRIRDEVLIAPFNDTETALSIIREHRDELAGVIVEPFQRLIKPVPGFLQALRDVTTECGIALIFDEVVTGFRFAYGGAQAYYGVVPDLCALGKVIGGGFPLAAVAGRDEYMVHFDRHAVAPEEYATQIGTLSGNPVAATAGLATLKVLKRPGAYEKIFDNGRALMDGLTTLLEKTGTAAQVIGEPPLFDIIFSKGRVADYRDSIAGNRDPLLAFNQYLRSHGVLKGDSKFYVSLAHDADDIAKTLRVFEQALTD, encoded by the coding sequence ATGATGTCGGAAATTATTCGCGGAGACGCCGAAACGGCGCTGATGGAGCGCGCACGCAATGTCCTGCCCGGCGGCGGCTTCGGCAACGTGGCCTTCGACATCGTGCTTCGGGACGGCAAGGCCGGCCGGGTCCATGATATCAGCGGCAATGAATATGTCGATTTCCTGCTCGGTTCCGGCCCCATGCTGATCGGCCACGGTCATCCGGAGGTACTGGAGGCGGTCCAGGAACAGATCGCACGCGGCACGACATTTTTCGTCAACAACGAACCCGGCATCCTGCTCGCCGAGGAAATCGTCGACGCCATCGCCTGTGCCGAGAAGGTTCGTTTCACCAGCAGCGGGTCGGAAGCGACCCTCTATGCAATGCGAATCGCCCGCGCTCACCACAAGCGGGACAAAATCCTGAAATTCGAAGGCGGCTTCCATGGCATGAGCGATTACGCGCTGATGAGCATGGCGCCGGCCCGGTCCGGCAATTTTCCCCAGAGCATTCCCGATTCGCCGGGAATTCCGCAGCGTATCCGCGACGAGGTGCTGATCGCGCCGTTCAACGACACCGAAACCGCATTGAGCATCATCCGCGAACACAGGGACGAGTTGGCCGGCGTCATCGTCGAACCGTTCCAGCGCCTGATCAAGCCGGTTCCGGGCTTCCTGCAGGCGCTGCGCGACGTCACGACGGAGTGCGGCATCGCGCTGATCTTCGACGAGGTGGTGACCGGGTTCCGCTTCGCCTATGGCGGCGCCCAGGCGTATTACGGCGTCGTGCCGGACCTGTGCGCGCTCGGCAAGGTGATCGGCGGCGGCTTCCCGCTGGCGGCGGTCGCGGGGCGCGACGAATACATGGTGCATTTCGACCGGCATGCCGTCGCGCCGGAAGAATACGCTACCCAGATCGGCACGCTGAGCGGCAACCCGGTCGCCGCCACCGCAGGCCTCGCGACCCTGAAGGTGCTGAAACGCCCGGGTGCCTATGAGAAAATATTTGATAACGGCCGCGCCCTGATGGACGGCCTGACCACCCTTCTCGAAAAGACGGGAACGGCGGCGCAGGTGATCGGCGAACCGCCCCTGTTCGATATCATCTTTTCAAAAGGCCGCGTGGCGGATTACCGGGATTCGATTGCCGGAAACCGCGACCCGCTACTGGCCTTCAACCAGTATCTGCGATCGCATGGCGTCCTGAAGGGCGACAGCAAGTTTTATGTATCGCTCGCACATGACGCAGACGATATTGCCAAAACCCTGCGTGTTTTCGAACAGGCGCTGACGGACTAA